From Sphingobacterium bambusae:
CCGCAGCCTAGTCGAAGAGCGATCGAATGTCTATCTCGACATCAAGAAACCTTACTTCATTAAAAATGGCAGCCAATTTATCCACTGGTCGCAACGCGATGGCTGGGGGCATTTCTACCTGTACAACAAAGATGGTAAGCTTGTGAAGCAACTGACAAAAGGCGAGTTTAACTGCAATGACGTTACCGGTTTTGATGCGGCTACACAGCAATTCACCTTTACCGCCAATGGCAAAGAACGTAATGAAGACCCTTACTACCTGCATCACTATGCTTTGCCGATTGCTGGTGGCGAGCCGAAGCTGTTGAACAAAGGCGATTTTGACAACCAAGTGGAGGTGAGCGAAAGCGGGAAATACTTTATCAACAACTCTTCCCGCGTAAACTCCGTTCCGCAATCCAACTTGTACAGCTCAAGCGGTCAACTGATTATGAAACTGGAAGAAGCTGATCTAGATTTACTATTCGCAGCAGGATACAAATTTCCGGAGCCTTTCAAAGTAAAAGCTGGCGACGGTATTACCGATCTTTATGGTGTAATGTACAAGCCCTTCGATTTTGACTCTACGCAGGTATATCCTATCGTAGAATATGTATACCCAGGGCCGCAGACGGAAGCCGTGAACAAAGCCTTCGGTCGCAGCATGGACCGTATAGATCGCCTTGCGCAGATGGGCTTTATCGTCATCACGGTAGGGAACCGCGGTGGACACCCCGACCGCTCAAAATGGTACCATACCTATGGCTATGGCAACCTGCGCGACTACGGTTTGGAAGATAAGAAAGTTGCTGCCGAGCAACTGGCCAACCGTTACGATTTCATCGATATCAATCGGGTAGGCATCACCGGACATTCCGGCGGCGGATTTATGTCTACCGCAGCGATGTTGGTGTATCCAGACTTTTTCAAAGTTGCCGTATCGGGAGCTGGAAACCATGAGAACAACATCTACAATCGCTGGTGGAGCGAGCGCCACCACGGTGTGGCCGAGAAAGTAAGCGCCAAAGGCGATACCACCTTCTCCTATCAGATCGAAAAGAATACCGAACTGGCTAAAAACCTAAAAGGAAAGCTTCTTATAGCCACAGGCGATATCGATAACAATGTGCACCCAGCAAACTCCATCCGTATGGCCGAGGCGCTAATCAAAGCCAACAAACGTTTTGATTTTGTGCTGCTGCCCGGACAACGCCACGGCTTCGGCAACATGACGGAATATTTCTTCTGGAAAATGGCCGACTACTTCGCCGAGCACCTGCTGGGCGACTCCAACCGTGATCAAGTCGACATCACAGAAATAAACAAAGAGCAACCGCTCCGTAGATAATAGAAAAGGTTAGCAGCAAAACAAGCTGCTAACCTTTTTACTTTTTATCAACGGCTATCTTTCCCTAAGACAAGAAATTAAAGCGCCTATTGGAAATACAATTTTCTGCGCTACATTTGTTATTATCAACAATGTAAACTTAATCGTCATGAAAATTGTCAAATTTATCTTCAGCTTACTTTTCGGTTTGATGTTTATCAACGCCGGGCTCAGCAAGTTTTTCAACTATATGCCTATGCCCGAGCTTACGCCCGAGCAAATGGAAATATTCGCTGCTATGGAAAAACTAAAGTGGATTACACCTTTGGCGGGACTGGTAGAAATTATCGGCGGACTGTTGTTTATTTTCCCACGTACACGTGCGCTAGGTGCTATCGTCATCCTGCCGGTGATGGTGGGTATCGTGGTGCACAACTACACCTTCGAGCCGAGCGGCCTCGCCATCGCCCTTCCGCTATTACTGATAAACATATGGATGATTATCGATAACCGTGCAAAATTTCAGCACCTGCTCGACAAGAACTAGTTATAAAAAATGCCTCGTTTCAGGATTAATCCAAAACGAGGCATTTTTTACAGCTATATCTTAAATCGCTACTGCCATACGCACATAACCCAAGCCATTTCGTTCAAAGGGGATTCCCACTTGTCGCATACCTACGCGCTCGTAATAAGATACCGCCGATAGGCGCGCATGGCACCAAATCGATGCGATTTTCCATTCCTTGGCATACGCAAATACCCTGCGCAACAGCGCAGTTCCCACCCCTTTGCCTTGGTAGTCCGCCCGAACAGCAAACTTCCTAAACTGCAAACCGTCGCCCGCAGCGAATAGCGAAATCACACCAATCAGCTTATTATCGTGGTAGGCACCAAAATGAGTTGCCTCAAAATCCCCATCAATCATCACATCGGCAAGGGTGCCAGCCGGATACAGCACCACTTGGCGCAAACGCCAGGTGACGGCAGCAGTGACCTGCTCAATAACCAAATCTTCCATTACTTCCAATAGCTGCAATTATCGCTTGTAGCTATTAAAAAAGGCCAATACCTTCGACTGGTCGTAGCTTTCCCCGGCCTCCAAGGAACCACTATCGCGCACGGCAAGCACCTCGCCCTGCCCATTGAGCACAATAAAGAATGGATAGCCCAACGAGCCACCTTGCGGCGCGTAGCGTTTAAATACCGCTTCGTTTTTATTCTCTTTAGAATAGTTGAGGTGGTAATACAAAAAGTCGCTTTCCAAAAGGGCGCTGATCTTCGCATCGCTATGGATGTAGTTGTTAAAACGAAGGCACCAAATGCACCAATTACCACCAGCCTGAATGATCAACGTTTTGCCATCTTTCTTGGCAATCTGCAGTAAGCTATCAATATCTGCTTGCGCATTAGCCTCTGGGTGGTAAGGCTTCGCCAACTCCTGCGACTTGGCTACTGCCGCGGTTTGTGCCTCGGCCGCGCTCCATGCACAGGCAAAGAAAAGTATAAACAGACCTGTAATAAGCTTTTTCATATCCTATTTTTTTTAAACTAAGGTAGTAAAATTATCGATTCCTAAGACCTTCCTAGCTATCGCCAAAAGAGGGCATTAATTCTTTCTTGCCTTTTCTAGCTCTTTTACAAAGTCCTTTCCCCAGTAATGTATGTCGTAGTATTTCACTTGGTCGTACAGCCTTTTAATGCGTGCGGCGCGTTCATCCTCCGGCATCAGCAAGGCCTTCAGCAGACTCTCTTTCATACTCTTGGTATCATAAGGATTGGTCAAGATAGCGTAAGGCAGCTCCACGGAAGCTCCGGCAAATTCGGAGAGCACCAAAGCTCCATCGCCGCCGATAATACCTTGTGCCGCTACATATTCCTTGGCTACGAGGTTAAGTCCGTCGCGTAAGGGCGTAATCCAAGCGATGTCGCTACTGGCATACAGGCTTACCACCTCCTCAAAAGGCAAGGCACGATAGAAATACTGTATAGGCACCCAGTCCATCGTCGCAAAGCGGCCGTTAATCTCGCCTACCGCGCGGTTCACTTCATCCCGTATATCGTCGTAGATCTTCATGCCCTGCGAAGGCGGCGTACAGATATTGACCAGTTCCACTTTTCCGCGATACTCTGGATACTCTTCCAGAAACTCGCCAAACGCCTGTATTTTTTCCAACGGGCCTTTCACATAATCCAAGCGTTCTACCGAGAGAATGGTGCTCATTTCCTGCCCCGATTTTTTCACCAAAGCACGCTCTATCTTCTTGCGGATATCGCTCTTCTTCAAGATGCTCTCCACTTTCTCCATATTCACGCCCACGGGCTGCGCCCCCAGTCGTATCTGCCGCCCATCAATCTCGATGATCTTTGTCATCTGATCGACCCCTAGGGCACAGCTATAGGTCAGAAACTGCTTCGCCGCGTTAATTTTCTTGATCACCTTAAACGGTGTGTGGCTACGTAGCACATCGATAAAGTTTTCGACATAGCGCGGAATATGGAAACTGATAAAATCGCAGAGCAGCAAGCTGCCTATAATCTCTTTACGCCAAGGAATAATATTAAAGATATCCGCTGCCGGAAAAGAAGTATGGTGAAAGAAACCGATGCGCAAATCTGGGCGCAAGGCTTTTAGGTAAGCCGGTACCATCCATAGGTTGTATTCGTGTATCCATACCAAGGCATCCTGATCCGCCTCTTTGGCGATACGCTCCGCAAAAATACGGTTGATCTTCAGGTAATGCTCCCAATCGTCATGGTTGAATTTCGCCTTGTCGACAAAGGAAAAAATAGTTGGCCAAAAAGCCTCCTTGGAAAATACCCGGTAAAACTTGTCGATATCTTCTTTGGGAAGACTGATGGTCGAGGCCACCAAGTTGGGATACTTATCCTCATCGATCAACTCGTTAGGCACCTCGGGACGATCTTTATGTTGCACTTCCTCTCCAATCCATATACCCGATCGTCCCTTCTCGAAAAGACCAAGTAGCGAGGGAATAATACCATTCGGACTCTTTGGCGACACCCGAATCGACTTGCCGTTGACCAGCTCCTGCTCGAAGGGCAATCGATGGTAGACTACTACCAATTGGTTGGATCCTTTTTTTTGTTGTAGCATCTTGCGCTTGCGCATTTCCTCCGCATATTTTGTGAACGATGGAAAATGAGCGAAAGACTCCATAATGCCGCCAGCACCGGCTTCCGTCGCCTGATAGACCAATGCGTCGTTGGCCGTCTGCTCGATCAGGCCGGCCTCTGCTTGTCCCACAACCACGCCTTTATAGCCCGTGCGGTAAAGCGAAAGGTCATTTAAGGTATCTCCTGCTACCAGCACATCATCGGCATCCACATGCAAATGCTCCACCAAGGCCTTTAAGGTACTGCCCTTGTTGACGCCCCGTGGCAACAGGTCCAAGTACTTGTCTACCGAGGTAATCACATCACAGTCGAAGCTTTCCGCCACCTTATAAATGGCATCCAAATTGGCCTCTGCATCATAAAAAAAAGAGCAACGTCTTTGCTGGGGTACCTCTTGAAAGGTAACCGAAGCCACTTCCAGCACTTTCTCGCGAATGGCATAGGTGGATGGCCAGCGCGCTTCGATATCCGTTTGTATAGCGGCAACCGGCTCCAGCGTCAACCCATTGACCACCGTGGCGCCCACATCGGCAATAATATAATTGGGACGGGGGATAAGCGGATCGTTCAACAGGGGAATCACCGACTCTACCCCTCTTCCGGTCACAAACACCAGTTGTATATTGGTATGCTGCTTAATGAGTCTATATAAACGAAGCCGATTTTCCATACTTCCACCCAAAAATGTTCCATCTAAATCTGTCGCTAATAGCATCATATCATATTCCTTTCTAGTAATTTAAATTCTGAAGTCACGGCCATATGGTTGTAAAGAACCCGATAAGCCGTATTAATAATGGGCATATTAAGCCCTAAATTTTTCGCTGTTTCATAAAGTCCCTGCGTGGCCGCATAGCCCTCGGCAACCATAGACATCGCATTCTGCGTCTGTTCTACGCTGTAGCCTCGCCCAATGAGCTCCCCGAAGCTTCGGTTTCTGCTGTGTGGCGAGTAAGCGGTTACCAATAGATCGCCCAAATAGCTGGAGCAGGCAATACGCTGATCGTCCACGTGCAGGCCTTTGAGTAAAAGCTCTAGCTCATAAATAGCGTTGGCCACCAAAACAGCCATGAAATTATCACCATACTGAAGACCTTTGGCCATGCCGCACACCAGTCCCACCACATTCTTATAGATGGCCGCATACTCAATACCGGCAATATCATCGTGTAGGTTGATCGCGAGGTAGCGGCTACGGAAACAGGGCTTCAACTGCTCAAGAAATGCATCGTTCGCGGAGCATATCGTCATATACGTTTTCTTGCCCATACCGATTTCTTCGGCATGACATGGACCAGCCAACACCGCTTGGCGTGAGGCGGGAATACCGAAATAATTCGACACAAAGGCCGACGGCAAAACATTGTCCTTGCCTACCGTCCCTTTTATGGAAGTAATAACCTGCTTATCCTGCATTATAGCCGGATCAATCGATGAACAAAGAGCTGGAAAATGGGCGCTGGGAACAACAAATAGTATAGTTGGGGATTGTTGCAAAACATGGTCTAAATCTGCGGATGCCGTTAGATATTGGGTATCTAGTTTTACGAAGCTCAGATAATCGGGATTCATACCCTGATCGTTGATGGCCTCTACCTGTACCTGTCGCCGTAAGTACCAGTGTACATGCACTTTATTTTCTGTCAAAATTTTCACTAAAGCAGTGGCCCAGCTGCCGCCGCCTATCACACTTATTTCTGTCAAATCATTGCTTTTTATTTGGGAGCTTCATAGGTTCTTCGCTCACCTGTTATCTAATACGATACAAATATAGTAAAAATAAACTAATAAGCAAAATAAAATCCAAATTAAAGCGCTTTTAGCTTTCCCACTATGCATGAAAAAACTATATTTGCGCTAAGATATCATGCGCTGAGGCGCCTCGCTTTCTTGATCAGAACATATGCAAAAAGCCCCATCTCCTACATCTGGAAAGTTCGTTATTTTGGGATTCTTCCTCTTGCTTATTTTGTTGCTTCTTGGCCGTGAGTTTCTGGTTGCACAAAACCCAGAACTACCAACACAGCCCCCTGCGCATTTTCCTAGTTATGTGGATACGACGGTAGGCAGCGTGCAAGGCGCCACACTGGGCAGGATGCTCTTTAACGATCCGCTACTATCCCGGCACCAACAAATTTCCTGCGCGTCCTGTCACCAGCAATCATCATCCTACGCCGACGCCAGCAAACAGTTTAGCGAGGGTGATCTGCACCGTAAGACCCTTAGAAATGCACCCGCACTGATCAACCTTCGCTGGAAGCAGTATTTCTTCGCCGACGGCCGGGCCAATAGTTTAGCCGCTACCATACATAATGCCGTGCTGGATACAAACGAACTGAACAGTAACTGGCCACTTATTGTAGAACGCATGGCAGCACATCCGGTGTATACGACCAAATTCCAAAGACTATATGCCGACGGGCAAATAAACGAGGAAAGGATTGTTCAGGTATTAACCCAATATCTTCAAACCCTGAACTCTTGGCGCAGCACCTATGACGAGGTGATGCTGGGAAGGCAACAGTTTAACGCGGCGGAAAAGCTAGGTTGGAACTTGTTTCAGCAGGAATGCCAATCTTGCCATGTGCCTCCACTGTTTCATGGCGCAGCACCAATCACCAGGGTGGAATCAGCGGATCAATCAACGCCTACTCCGTGGCGTAGCGTTCCTACGCTACGAAATATACGCTATACAGCGCCCTACTATTACGATGGATCGGTACAAACACTCGAAGAACTTCTGCAAACGCATGTCTTAAAAACGGGCCATGGGCAAGGCCAACAAAGAAGTGGGCAAGATGTTGCGGCACTTAAAGCTTTCTTACATAGTCTTTCCGATGCTGCTTTCATCAACAGCAACAGCTATTAATCGAACTTTACTTTTTAATCACCAGGCGAACACGATATTTCTCGCTATCCGATTTGGGTTTGTCTTTAATGGGATATGGCGATAAGCTCACTAAACGATAGGTGTATCCATTAAAAACGGCGGACTTCGCATAGTTTTTGTCGATTATATTTTCGGTGGACAGCAGCAGCGCCTGCGGACGCGTATAGGTGCCCATGGCGGTCAGCTCCACAGCCCCCACTCCTGCCCAAAAGCACTGCACGCCCTTCGGGCAACGGCTATCTTCCAATACGCGGACAAAAGATAGATTTACCTGTTCCTTCTCCAGAAACAGGTTTTGCCCTTCCTCCAAAACCAGCTCGGTACTATCTTGATTGCTCGAGATCACAGAAGATTTAAAACGCTGCGACCGACAAGCGGACAGTCCGGCAACGATGATGATAATGACGATGAGTTTGCGCATAACCAATACTACGAAAATAACAGACAACTTGCTACAATACCGTGGTAATAAGAAGATGAAGGCCACAATCGACCGTCGAGCAACATAGGTTCATCAGCATATAGCTATCCTAAAAAATCAAAAAAATTTTTATTACCAATATATATCCCTATACTTGTTGCATATACTTTAGGGGTGTCTGTCATAACAGGCTGAGATTTTACCCTTGGAACCTGATCTAGTTCATACTAGCGTAGGGAAAAGTAGGTGCACTTCTTTTAGGCTCTTCTATGGGTCGCTGTGGGCATACCTAAAGTATTTTTTTATAGAAAATACGTAGGATATGCAGATAAAAATCAACAATCAACATCATCAATTGCAGGAGCCGTTTCCCGCTTCGCTACAAGAAGCGCTAGACCTGCTCGTACCCGATCTAAAACCCAAGGGCATTGCCGTGGCCTTGAACCAACAGGTTATTCCACGCGCATCCTGGGCGCTTACCGCCCTCCCCGATCAAGCAGAATTATTGATAATCACCGCCACACAAGGCGGCTAACCTTTCTATAACCATGGATCAGCAAACACAACAACTTTCCACGGCCCCTTTTCCCAAATCACGCAAAGTGTACGTACAGGGCCAGCAATTTCCCATTCGCGTCGCCATGCGCGAGATCAGTCTCGATAAAACACGATTGAGCAATGGGCAGCTGGAAGAGAACAGCCCCGTGACGGTGTATGACACCTCAGGACCATACAGTGACCCCAGTGTCGAAATCGATATCCGCAAGGGACTGCCGCGCATCCGCGAGCAGTGGATCCTTGATCGCAGCGATGTCGATCAACTCAAAGCCGTAAGCTCTACCTATGGCCACGAACGACTGCATAACAAAAGCCTTGATCACCTGCGTTTCGACTATCAGCATAGCCCCAAACGGGCAAAATCAGGACATAATGTTAGTCAGCTTTACTATGCCAAGCAAGGTATTGTTACTGCAGAAATGGAATATGTGGCGATACGCGAAAATCAACGTATCCAAGAGAGCAGCTTAGCCGAAGATCCGCTGGCGGTGCAGCATCCGGGCCATAGCTTCGGCGCCAACACGCCTAAAAATTATATTACCGCAGAATTTGTACGGCAAGAGATTGCCGCAGGGCGAGCCATCATTCCCAACAACATCAATCACCCGGAAAGCGAGCCCATGATTATCGGTCGCAATTTCCTAGTCAAGATCAATGCCAACATCGGCAATAGCGCCGTTACTTCGAGCATCGAGGAAGAAGTAGAAAAAGCCGTGTGGGCCTGCCGCTGGGGAGCCGATACCATTATGGATCTATCCACTGGAAAGAACATCCATGAAACGCGGGAATGGATACTGCGCAACTCGCCGGTTCCTATCGGCACAGTGCCCATCTACCAGGCGCTGGAAAAAGTCAACGGCATTGCCGAAAACCTTACTTGGGAAATCTTCCGCGATACCCTTATTGAGCAAGCCGAGCAGGGCGTCTCCTACTTCACGATCCATGCCGGCGTACTGCTGCGCTACATACACCTCACCGCCAAACGCGTGACAGGTATTGTGTCGCGCGGAGGATCCATCATGGCCAAATGGTGTCTTTTTCACCACCAAGAAAATTTCCTATACACCCATTTCGAAGAGATATGCGCGATCATGAAACAATATGACGTCGCCTTTTCTTTGGGCGACGGGCTGCGTCCCGGCGCAATAGCCGACGCCAACGATGCGGCACAGTTTGCCGAGCTGGAAACCTTGGGCGAGCTAACCAAGATCGCCTGGAAGCACGATGTGCAGGTGATGATCGAAGGCCCCGGACATGTGCCCATGCACCTCATCAAAGAAAATATGGAGAAGCAGCTGGAAACCTGCGATGAAGCTCCTTTCTACACGCTGGGTCCACTAACCACGGATATCGCCCCCGGCTACGACCACATCACCTCGGCCATTGGCGCTGCCATGATCGGCTGGTATGGCTGTGCCATGCTCTGCTATGTAACGCCAAAAGAGCATTTGGGACTTCCCAATAAGAAAGACGTGAAGGACGGCGTTATTACCTATAAAATAGCGGCCCATGCTGCCGATCTGGCCAAAGGCCATCCCGGCGCACAATACCGCGACAATGCCCTCAGTAAAGCACGATTCGAATTTCGATGGGAAGATCAATTCAACCTATCGTTGGATCCGGACACGGCACGCGAGTTTCACGATGAGACACTACCTGCAGAAGGCGCGAAAATTGCCCACTTCTGCTCCATGTGCGGACCAAAATTCTGCTCGATGAAAATTACCCAAGAGATCCGCGACAGCGTCGCGGAGGGATTGCAAGAAAAATCGGCTGAATTTATCCAAAGCGGCAAAGAAATATACCTGTAGCTATGCACATCATCACGCTGGGAAATACCACAAAGGAAGAAATAGCCCTGTTGAAAAAGTTGATCGCTTGGCCGGGTGTGTATGTGCATGTCCGCAAGCCCGATCTAAGCGAAGCACAGTATGCACAGTATCTAACTGCTTTTTCAATAGACGAACGGCAATCACTCGTTGCCCATCAATACCCCACACTGTCTATGGACCATGGGCTGCCGCGCCTGCATCTTTCTGCTACACGCAGAAACAGCCTATCGGCGCAGGAGCTACGTTTGTATGCAAGCAGCTCGACGCATAGTTGGGGGGAATTCAATGAGCTTCCCTCCTCCTTTGAAATGGCCTTCATCAGCCCGGTATTTCCCAGTATCTCCAAAAAGGGATATGGGATCGAACAGCAGGTATCTCCTTCGGGACGACAAAACCGGATAAGCAAAGCCATTGCCCTCGGCGGACTAAATGCAGCGCGAATAGCCCATATGAGGCAACATGATTTTGACGACTTTGCGCTCTGTGGCGCCCTTTGGGAAGCTGCAGATCCGCTTCTGGAAGCCAAGCTATGCTATCAGCAATGGACAAACAATCACCTTACTTTTTAATATGCATTACAGCCGTTTACAATATATATCATCCGGTAAAACAACCGAAGAACAGCAACAGCACATTGTGTCTGCGCTTGATCAAGGCGTTTCTTGGATACAGATACGAATGAAAAACGCCGACGAGGACAGCCTCCGCAGGCTTATCCATAACATCGTTGCGCTGAAGCAAACATATACCTTTACCTTGATCGTCAACGACTATGCCCACTTGGCATTGGAAGTCGGCGTAGATGGCCTTCACCTCGGGTTAACGGATATGCCCTTGGCCGAGGCTAGAGCGCTTTTAGGCCCTCAAAAAATTATCGGCGGCACAGCGAACAGCGCGAGCGATGTGCAGCAGCGCATACAGGAGGGCTGCGACTACATCGGTCTGGGGCCGCTGCGCCACACCGATAGCAAAGAGAAGCTCAGCCCGATACTGGGTTTGGAGGGCTATCGATCCATCATGACGCATGTCGATGCCTCATCATTGCCGCCGGTCTTCGCCATCGGCGGCATCAAGGACAGCGACATCAAAGCCCTCCGACAGCTTGGCCTCTATGGTGTAGCCCTCTCCAAGCATATGCAGGATCATTTTGAAAACAAACAACATGTTAAACAGCTAAACACCTTATTATATGAACACGAAATTGACCATCGCGGATAGAACTTTCGACTCGAGATTATTTCTGGGTACTGGAAAATTTGGATCAGCGGCGCTGATGGAATCCGCTATTCATGCTTCCAAAACCGAAATGGTGACGGTAGCCTTGAAGCGCATCGACTTAGAGACCAACACCGACGAGCTCTTGGCACACATCCCCCAACAGCGTATACAACTCTTGCCCAATACCTCTGGAGCACGCACAGCAAAAGAGGCGGTATTGGCAGCCGAGCTTGCGCGCGAGGCGATGGAAACCAACTTTATCAAGCTGGAAATACATCCCGATCCGAAATACCTGCTCCCCGACCCCATCGAAACGCTGCATGCCTGCGAAGCCCTAGCCAAAGCAGGATTCGTGGTATTGCCCTATATCCATGCAGACCCCGTGTTATGCAAAAGATTGGAAGATGTCGGCACCGCCGCCGTCATGCCCTTAGGCTCGCCCATAGGGAGTAACCAAGGCTTAAAGACCGTGGACTTCCTCGAAATCATCATCGCACAGAGTGCCGTCCCTGTTATCGTCGATGCCGGTATTGGCGCGCCATCCGACGCCGCCAAGGCTATGGAAATAGGGGCCGACGCCGTACTGGTGAATACCGCCATCGCTACCGCCCATGATCCTGCCATGGTAGCCGAAGCATTTGCGCTCGCCGTCCACGCCGGACGCTTGGCCTATCAAGCCAAGCTACGCCAAGGTAGCGCGCAGGCGTCTGCAAGCAGTCCATTGACCAACTTTCTAAACACATCCTACCCGCATGCCTAATTCATTTAAGGAGGTCTTCGACCAATACCAGTGGGAAGACGTGAAAAGTCGAATAGCGCAAAGCAACAGCAAAGATGTGCAACGTGCGCTAAGCAAGAGTCAACGTGATCTAGACGACTTTATGGCCTTGCTATCGCCAGCGGCCAAGCCTTTCCTCGAGGAAATGGCGCAACAATCGCAACAGCTGACCATGCAACGTTTTGGCAAAAACATACAAATGTATGCGCCGCTTTACCTCAGCAACGAATGCCATAACATATGCACCTATTGTGGCTTCAGTATGGATAACAAGATCAGGCGCCGCACCCTGTCGGATGCCGAGATCAAGCTAGAGGGACTGGCGCTGCGCGATATGGGTTTCCAGCATGTGTTGCTGGTATCTGGCGAAGCCAACCATACGGTAAACACCGCCTATTTCCTCAACGCCATCCAACAGCTGGGCAAGCTCTTTCCGCAAGTATCCATCGAGGTGCAGCCCTTGGAGCGGGAAGACTACCTCGCCCTGC
This genomic window contains:
- a CDS encoding thiazole synthase; the protein is MNTKLTIADRTFDSRLFLGTGKFGSAALMESAIHASKTEMVTVALKRIDLETNTDELLAHIPQQRIQLLPNTSGARTAKEAVLAAELAREAMETNFIKLEIHPDPKYLLPDPIETLHACEALAKAGFVVLPYIHADPVLCKRLEDVGTAAVMPLGSPIGSNQGLKTVDFLEIIIAQSAVPVIVDAGIGAPSDAAKAMEIGADAVLVNTAIATAHDPAMVAEAFALAVHAGRLAYQAKLRQGSAQASASSPLTNFLNTSYPHA
- a CDS encoding thiamine phosphate synthase, producing MHIITLGNTTKEEIALLKKLIAWPGVYVHVRKPDLSEAQYAQYLTAFSIDERQSLVAHQYPTLSMDHGLPRLHLSATRRNSLSAQELRLYASSSTHSWGEFNELPSSFEMAFISPVFPSISKKGYGIEQQVSPSGRQNRISKAIALGGLNAARIAHMRQHDFDDFALCGALWEAADPLLEAKLCYQQWTNNHLTF
- the thiE gene encoding thiamine phosphate synthase, producing MILTTLRSVAPFGKLQIRFWKPSYAISNGQTITLLFNMHYSRLQYISSGKTTEEQQQHIVSALDQGVSWIQIRMKNADEDSLRRLIHNIVALKQTYTFTLIVNDYAHLALEVGVDGLHLGLTDMPLAEARALLGPQKIIGGTANSASDVQQRIQEGCDYIGLGPLRHTDSKEKLSPILGLEGYRSIMTHVDASSLPPVFAIGGIKDSDIKALRQLGLYGVALSKHMQDHFENKQHVKQLNTLLYEHEIDHRG
- the thiC gene encoding phosphomethylpyrimidine synthase ThiC, whose protein sequence is MDQQTQQLSTAPFPKSRKVYVQGQQFPIRVAMREISLDKTRLSNGQLEENSPVTVYDTSGPYSDPSVEIDIRKGLPRIREQWILDRSDVDQLKAVSSTYGHERLHNKSLDHLRFDYQHSPKRAKSGHNVSQLYYAKQGIVTAEMEYVAIRENQRIQESSLAEDPLAVQHPGHSFGANTPKNYITAEFVRQEIAAGRAIIPNNINHPESEPMIIGRNFLVKINANIGNSAVTSSIEEEVEKAVWACRWGADTIMDLSTGKNIHETREWILRNSPVPIGTVPIYQALEKVNGIAENLTWEIFRDTLIEQAEQGVSYFTIHAGVLLRYIHLTAKRVTGIVSRGGSIMAKWCLFHHQENFLYTHFEEICAIMKQYDVAFSLGDGLRPGAIADANDAAQFAELETLGELTKIAWKHDVQVMIEGPGHVPMHLIKENMEKQLETCDEAPFYTLGPLTTDIAPGYDHITSAIGAAMIGWYGCAMLCYVTPKEHLGLPNKKDVKDGVITYKIAAHAADLAKGHPGAQYRDNALSKARFEFRWEDQFNLSLDPDTAREFHDETLPAEGAKIAHFCSMCGPKFCSMKITQEIRDSVAEGLQEKSAEFIQSGKEIYL